One segment of Aquimarina sp. BL5 DNA contains the following:
- a CDS encoding LamG-like jellyroll fold domain-containing protein: MKKTLATIKLLCWITLLWLFQWNTMQAQSTNAEISTLKMLGESNYNVHLDTNIGLKKMLLDAGATGQATLEFWTQFQNNTQSLVLTNDASRQKGLTIAIHCNKITLVGENAENQAVTLPIADTEAYWQHVTFAFYKINNQGQYNIDVYLNGNRVKTFNTISITADYDLYFTKGRKNDTVLLTEIRAWNVKRAAEEIRNNMFSSFRQYQESVLDNEINKGLVANYSGDAQPMAENPYLPQLTNLQWNNTIQKEGFPSYGTIVSNVKNNELDINIAFINTTVGNPIDALDEIVMYASKGTYESKIELSWFHIDALSNYQILRDDVEIGSENNVDQRNGTKLSFTDPEALPGTIYIYKIKGSNADGSNQILGNDTGFIFPNGTLAGNIKTQSNVFVQDVGIAIELDSNESIHGTALSFAPNTDNITFLDRNLFTDHDELTIEFWYKHEATNSNAYNTVFQLDDTAIQISASSAVVQYNNQQPEFSLGTPDDQWHHYAYTFGRDGIEVFKDQESIGTHATPFQWSATTEDFSYYLNAEVQYAYSLDEFRVWKGKKDGAGIKKYGPFVSDGDAPDLLIAYSMDLQGANELYNHARRSRGSYLGTTQDDLVYVKQPSTLKYVAFTDENGNYEFSTMFSASSLGDTYTAKAFKPNHEFRPPTRGFTIKKSSIVTDYSKVADFTDISALPIAGRIYYNVNDELFPVPAGRQIAIDGNPQVGIGGGLSSDNAGVYSVSSSLGNHDFEVFNPELNLDQTLHSLSFSPIEADDVITSGGHAVSKRTVNASDQGLTFSGFVKPFISVVYPDYVSEKQTLFSWGDYAIVLKNNELIQFMHNGVLQKETIIRNSTAFTFFALAIDKSGNYGFMVDETYKVGRIGSFDLRNSLLNLGASVNTATGAVTQDNLSHLALIQYRTQSYSEAQLLAIKNGEIIDEDATALELSFEFDQEKGNRAISKTVAGKNNYLQLMDNTTTDATQVVSYTKKYRYTYQPANPRYNPKQDSAKYTINVFEPLTEVDFEMEDRYGFVGNIVIPCDNSIGVWTGTIIRTDSRSPEFKKEIKLHHFDTDNKIFTVDGLIPGKYQVTITNTEDTSITLSSPIIDLTKGWKSYDFEYRAPLSTEIKLYVVKEDKVSLPISELKEEDFDLLQKACDNDFYILGEGNPVLMQVNVFEQYGEEKCQVSDAKVTFSGSLLRLPNDSSSINGTTDEGGNAVLTSFAASPNFIAPHTRDFTIAVSHDNRVLTQKVSGLIEGARMNDSDFTIADPIVNYVLHDPPGDGSSATLKKGTSSTTKGFWSASAGYTGTLSGQFGVAVKQDVVATVFGFGTSLEVANANVTSGVQTEISVKGTYNGSTTNTVTNTEDVSTSSSDNLTGKNADLFIGTGYLITVGSGETLAYDTSICDVVYATNAPVFNNQIDNSFVHSYFDVQRNIIPNLLKAIDNEQDPKQIQSYENSVIKWIEQLTRNDYALNIYNKADYDFMQDHAFLVELYNALPAEFNSSKYNWDNYRTFENFEANRSFDGGGTTFTQSITKSNTLSNGANFESTFDIGYKTVAKTATTGVSASFEYTNVLNTSFGGGFEITNGDDTVLSYTFTDNDAGDRFAVEIKRDPNFAVPIYKTLSGQSSCPAERGTQIRTGVEIAAEKNSADGLTGQTLEYRIFLRNTQIASSPQSYALSLSQSSNPLGAQIKINGEPFVGNARNFFFGPDENSPTGIKQEIEAKIEISVPENQTDSVVEYKDLKFTFSAPCESHSDLGFTHNAAVYNEAGIKSIDVLYLSATFHGPCIDNLEMQSPQENWVVNAASKNKQDFAFTISGVTVDNGNVTLPESLTAIDIEYAIADNNTPRLLQSIKAEDLSTLYHDNAFRLSVDVSGLVDGDYGFRLVPVCGLGEESWRKNIPTPFAYGSISRSAPLLLETNPAQGGLLTEGSITATYDKALDPSTLNSLNIALRGTLGGLPKALVSAEFNQPSDQITIPHGDFLNLPEAYTVEFWVNPTSYPLSQGANLFQKGNNYSLQLLPNGTLNYLSGELGSSTTKSLPLQEWTHVAMIYDGASTLNIYFNGVLVHTDRGFNAFDNDINTEDFIIGGMVSGEGFIGLMDELRIWDTAKSHNAIASSNNKQLLGNEDHLRAYYVFDNNALEVYGFQEAVTDYTNNTRGSTQTGISWIEGDLAAPLLKEQLVQNIPITIATTIDQNTIIITPLNFQEYFLEGANLTAMISGNAVRGVDGNLVQRHDWSFSINKNSVQWEKTNINVSQTIGNTTQIKMLLTNTGGANATYELQGLPEWLSSDVTVESNIDLPAGFEHTLQFTTSAYLNKGTYYANVGVITYNQDGVQTGYEYFTLELDVNCETPDYTFNASQFAFKKEFVAQLTIADAVSEDPNDIVVAYFNDEIRGRGKVTNFNGRQRVLLDVFYNPGEAGNLTFHVWDASNCKEYIGLTEIFAIGNESSEGTISAPVIFETGDIVIKRVPLLSGFQSVSFNSVSNSSTSNLSISDIKGLSNGDQIMTIDGSLIATFDVNGIASGNLSHLDFTKGYTVNSTGNKMMLIQGVEAPIKTDIAIQGDYITNNIGYIPEVMFNTPYALRSLSNRFALGDRISGREGFSEFTEDGWKGSLTHLIPNKAYSIKMQNNGTLNYSGIVGLIDANREQLAKIAAVQDTDQTLGQGRLDLRYLQKAEAKDIVVDTYKYPMTMSVTATIASDLVNTDQEYIVVAKYNGEYRGVAKAVAHKGQIVYFMTVYGNPNEDISFKVVTEDKIYSVDNTLTLVKNSDVGTISKAHPLHLIENTLSNINIFGIDKNPVTDISMLTINPRKTDQYEVSIFNMAGMQVASVYSGQMTVNEVTEIKLDRTGNLALAHLPGGIYLCTLKSSDRVQTLKLVLE; the protein is encoded by the coding sequence ATGAAAAAAACATTAGCAACAATAAAGCTGCTTTGTTGGATAACCCTTTTATGGCTTTTTCAGTGGAATACTATGCAGGCACAAAGTACCAATGCAGAAATCTCTACACTGAAAATGTTGGGAGAATCCAACTATAACGTACACCTTGATACCAATATCGGATTAAAAAAGATGCTACTCGATGCAGGAGCAACCGGACAAGCAACCCTAGAATTCTGGACCCAGTTTCAGAACAATACGCAATCCTTGGTACTTACCAATGATGCATCTCGCCAAAAAGGACTTACGATTGCAATCCACTGTAACAAAATCACCCTAGTAGGTGAAAATGCCGAAAACCAGGCGGTTACATTACCGATTGCAGACACCGAAGCGTACTGGCAGCATGTAACGTTTGCCTTTTATAAAATCAATAATCAGGGACAATACAATATCGATGTTTATCTCAATGGTAATCGGGTAAAAACCTTCAATACCATAAGCATTACTGCTGACTATGATCTGTACTTTACCAAAGGACGAAAAAATGACACCGTACTTTTGACAGAAATCAGAGCCTGGAACGTAAAAAGAGCCGCAGAAGAGATTCGCAATAATATGTTTAGCTCTTTTAGACAATATCAAGAATCGGTTCTGGACAATGAAATCAACAAAGGTTTGGTGGCTAATTATTCTGGTGATGCACAACCTATGGCAGAAAATCCATACTTGCCACAGCTTACCAACCTACAATGGAATAATACCATACAAAAAGAAGGTTTTCCTAGCTATGGGACTATTGTATCCAACGTAAAAAATAATGAATTAGATATTAATATTGCTTTTATCAATACTACTGTAGGGAATCCTATCGACGCGTTGGATGAAATTGTAATGTACGCTTCCAAAGGAACTTATGAGAGCAAAATAGAACTTTCATGGTTTCATATCGATGCTTTATCCAATTACCAAATATTGCGAGATGATGTCGAAATCGGATCAGAGAATAATGTGGATCAGCGTAATGGAACAAAGCTCTCTTTTACCGATCCCGAAGCCTTACCCGGAACAATTTATATCTATAAAATCAAAGGTTCCAACGCCGATGGATCAAATCAAATATTGGGTAATGATACTGGATTTATTTTTCCAAATGGAACCTTAGCTGGAAATATCAAAACACAATCCAATGTATTTGTGCAAGATGTTGGTATAGCGATCGAATTGGATAGCAATGAAAGTATTCACGGTACTGCTTTATCTTTTGCACCAAATACTGACAATATCACTTTTCTAGATCGAAATCTTTTTACCGATCATGACGAACTTACGATTGAATTCTGGTACAAACATGAGGCTACAAATAGTAATGCATACAATACTGTATTTCAGTTGGACGATACCGCGATCCAAATTAGCGCAAGCAGTGCTGTAGTCCAATATAATAATCAACAGCCAGAGTTTTCATTGGGTACACCCGATGATCAATGGCACCATTATGCCTATACTTTTGGACGTGATGGTATCGAAGTATTCAAAGATCAAGAATCTATAGGAACACATGCTACCCCTTTTCAATGGAGTGCAACCACAGAAGATTTTAGCTATTACCTCAATGCCGAAGTACAGTATGCCTATTCTCTCGATGAGTTTCGAGTTTGGAAAGGGAAAAAAGATGGAGCAGGCATCAAAAAATACGGTCCTTTTGTATCCGATGGAGATGCACCTGATTTGTTGATCGCTTATAGTATGGATCTTCAAGGTGCCAATGAGCTGTATAACCATGCGCGAAGATCTCGTGGATCCTATCTTGGAACAACCCAAGATGATTTGGTGTATGTGAAGCAACCCTCAACCTTAAAATATGTAGCCTTTACTGATGAAAATGGAAATTATGAATTCAGTACAATGTTTAGTGCTTCTTCTCTTGGAGATACATATACTGCGAAAGCATTTAAACCTAATCACGAGTTTAGACCTCCAACTCGAGGATTTACTATAAAAAAATCATCCATAGTAACTGATTATAGCAAAGTTGCTGATTTTACCGATATCTCTGCATTACCTATAGCCGGACGCATATATTACAATGTGAATGATGAACTATTTCCTGTGCCTGCGGGAAGGCAAATTGCTATCGATGGAAATCCACAAGTAGGTATTGGAGGTGGCTTATCTAGTGATAATGCTGGAGTATATAGTGTTTCCTCTTCTTTAGGAAATCATGATTTTGAAGTGTTTAACCCAGAGTTAAACCTGGATCAAACCTTACATAGTCTTAGTTTTTCACCCATAGAAGCTGATGATGTGATTACTAGTGGTGGTCATGCAGTTTCTAAAAGAACTGTAAACGCCAGCGATCAAGGTCTTACGTTTTCTGGTTTTGTAAAACCTTTTATCTCTGTAGTTTATCCTGATTATGTATCCGAAAAACAAACCTTGTTTTCTTGGGGAGACTATGCTATTGTCTTAAAAAACAATGAACTTATTCAGTTTATGCATAATGGAGTACTTCAAAAAGAAACGATAATTCGTAATAGTACTGCGTTCACTTTCTTTGCTTTAGCTATTGATAAATCAGGAAATTATGGATTCATGGTAGATGAAACCTACAAAGTTGGACGTATTGGTTCTTTTGATCTTCGAAATAGTTTACTTAATCTTGGCGCATCGGTAAATACCGCAACAGGTGCAGTAACTCAAGACAATTTATCGCATCTGGCACTGATACAGTATAGAACGCAGTCTTATTCAGAAGCACAGTTACTTGCCATCAAAAATGGAGAGATCATTGATGAAGATGCAACCGCTTTAGAATTATCTTTTGAATTTGATCAAGAAAAAGGAAACAGAGCGATCTCCAAAACTGTAGCAGGTAAAAACAACTACTTACAATTGATGGATAATACCACCACAGACGCTACTCAAGTAGTATCCTATACCAAAAAATATCGATACACCTATCAACCCGCCAATCCACGTTATAATCCAAAACAAGACAGTGCAAAATATACGATCAATGTTTTTGAACCACTGACCGAAGTAGATTTTGAAATGGAAGATCGATATGGTTTTGTTGGAAATATCGTAATTCCATGTGATAACTCCATCGGTGTTTGGACAGGTACGATTATACGAACCGATAGTAGATCTCCAGAATTTAAGAAAGAGATTAAACTCCATCATTTTGATACTGATAATAAGATATTTACGGTCGATGGGCTTATCCCTGGAAAATATCAGGTAACCATTACCAATACTGAAGATACTTCGATAACGCTTTCTTCTCCAATTATTGACTTGACCAAGGGATGGAAAAGTTATGATTTTGAGTACCGTGCACCTTTATCTACAGAAATTAAGCTATATGTAGTCAAAGAGGATAAGGTGTCCTTGCCGATCTCAGAATTAAAAGAAGAAGATTTCGATCTTTTACAAAAAGCATGTGATAATGATTTTTATATTCTTGGGGAAGGAAATCCAGTTTTGATGCAAGTCAATGTTTTTGAACAATATGGTGAAGAGAAGTGTCAGGTTTCTGATGCCAAAGTGACCTTTTCGGGAAGCTTGCTAAGATTACCCAATGATAGCTCCTCTATTAATGGTACTACCGACGAAGGAGGTAATGCTGTATTAACATCTTTTGCAGCATCACCGAACTTTATTGCACCACATACTAGAGATTTTACCATTGCTGTATCACATGATAACCGTGTTCTTACTCAAAAAGTATCTGGTTTGATTGAAGGAGCTCGAATGAATGATAGTGATTTTACGATTGCTGATCCTATTGTAAATTATGTACTACACGATCCTCCAGGAGATGGTAGTAGTGCAACGTTAAAAAAAGGAACCTCATCGACAACTAAAGGATTTTGGAGTGCTTCTGCTGGATATACTGGTACATTAAGCGGCCAGTTTGGAGTAGCAGTAAAACAAGATGTAGTCGCAACCGTATTTGGATTTGGAACTTCTCTTGAAGTAGCCAATGCAAATGTTACAAGCGGTGTTCAAACCGAGATTTCTGTTAAAGGGACCTATAATGGAAGTACAACGAATACGGTAACTAATACTGAGGATGTTTCTACCTCTTCTAGTGATAATCTCACTGGAAAAAATGCAGATTTGTTTATCGGTACAGGATATTTGATTACCGTTGGATCTGGAGAAACGCTTGCTTATGATACAAGTATCTGTGATGTAGTATATGCCACGAATGCCCCCGTATTCAATAATCAAATTGATAATTCATTTGTACATAGTTATTTTGATGTACAAAGAAATATCATTCCTAATCTGTTAAAAGCAATCGATAACGAGCAAGATCCAAAACAAATACAATCGTATGAAAACTCAGTGATCAAATGGATTGAACAATTAACCCGAAACGACTATGCGCTCAATATCTACAACAAAGCTGATTATGATTTTATGCAAGATCATGCTTTTCTTGTAGAACTATACAATGCCTTACCCGCAGAGTTCAATAGTTCCAAATACAATTGGGATAACTATAGAACCTTTGAAAATTTTGAAGCCAACCGAAGCTTTGACGGTGGGGGTACTACGTTTACACAGTCCATTACCAAAAGTAATACGCTTTCGAACGGAGCTAATTTTGAAAGCACCTTTGACATTGGATACAAAACCGTTGCAAAAACTGCGACTACAGGGGTAAGTGCCTCATTTGAATATACCAATGTTTTAAATACAAGTTTTGGTGGTGGTTTTGAAATTACCAACGGGGATGATACTGTACTATCGTATACCTTTACCGATAATGATGCGGGAGATCGATTTGCTGTTGAAATCAAAAGGGATCCAAACTTTGCGGTACCGATTTACAAGACTTTATCTGGTCAAAGTTCTTGTCCTGCAGAGCGCGGAACACAGATTCGAACTGGTGTTGAAATTGCAGCAGAGAAAAATAGTGCTGATGGTCTTACAGGACAAACACTAGAATACCGCATCTTTTTGAGAAATACGCAAATTGCCAGTAGTCCTCAGAGCTATGCTTTATCGCTTTCACAATCGAGTAATCCATTAGGAGCCCAGATTAAAATAAATGGCGAACCTTTTGTAGGTAATGCAAGAAACTTCTTTTTTGGACCTGACGAAAACTCCCCTACGGGAATTAAACAGGAAATTGAAGCAAAAATAGAAATTTCGGTACCAGAAAACCAAACCGATAGTGTTGTTGAATACAAAGACCTGAAATTTACGTTTTCGGCTCCTTGTGAATCACATAGTGACCTAGGTTTTACGCATAATGCAGCTGTGTATAACGAAGCAGGGATCAAAAGTATCGATGTCTTGTATCTTTCAGCTACTTTCCATGGACCTTGTATTGATAACTTAGAGATGCAAAGCCCGCAAGAGAACTGGGTTGTAAATGCAGCTAGCAAAAATAAACAAGATTTTGCCTTTACGATTTCTGGAGTAACGGTAGATAATGGTAACGTAACGCTTCCAGAAAGCTTAACGGCTATTGATATCGAATATGCAATCGCTGATAATAATACCCCAAGATTGTTACAATCGATCAAAGCAGAGGATTTATCAACGCTATATCACGATAATGCCTTTAGACTGTCAGTAGATGTTTCTGGATTGGTAGATGGTGATTATGGTTTCAGATTAGTGCCTGTATGTGGTCTTGGAGAAGAAAGTTGGAGAAAAAATATCCCAACACCATTTGCATATGGTTCAATTTCTAGAAGCGCTCCACTTTTATTAGAAACCAACCCAGCTCAAGGAGGTCTTTTAACCGAAGGGTCAATTACAGCAACGTATGATAAAGCATTGGATCCTTCTACGTTAAATTCACTTAATATCGCCTTACGTGGCACCTTAGGTGGATTGCCAAAAGCGTTGGTTTCTGCTGAGTTTAATCAGCCTAGTGATCAAATTACGATTCCGCATGGGGATTTCCTTAACTTACCTGAGGCTTATACCGTTGAGTTTTGGGTAAACCCAACGAGTTATCCTCTTAGTCAAGGAGCCAACTTATTCCAGAAAGGAAATAACTACTCGTTGCAGTTATTGCCCAATGGTACTCTGAATTATTTGAGTGGTGAACTTGGAAGCAGTACCACAAAGTCATTACCGCTACAAGAATGGACACATGTAGCCATGATATATGATGGTGCTTCTACTCTAAATATATATTTTAATGGGGTATTAGTGCATACCGATCGTGGTTTTAACGCTTTTGATAACGATATCAATACTGAAGATTTTATCATTGGAGGTATGGTTTCTGGAGAAGGATTTATAGGACTAATGGACGAACTAAGAATATGGGACACTGCAAAATCGCATAATGCCATCGCTTCATCTAATAATAAACAACTCTTAGGAAACGAAGATCACTTACGAGCGTATTATGTTTTTGACAATAATGCCCTTGAAGTATATGGATTCCAGGAAGCAGTAACCGATTATACAAATAATACTCGTGGAAGTACGCAAACAGGAATCTCATGGATCGAAGGAGACCTAGCAGCACCATTACTCAAAGAACAATTGGTACAAAATATCCCAATCACAATTGCAACTACAATCGATCAAAATACCATCATTATTACTCCGCTTAATTTTCAAGAATATTTCCTAGAAGGAGCCAATCTAACAGCAATGATTAGTGGCAACGCGGTACGAGGTGTTGATGGTAATTTGGTACAACGTCACGACTGGTCCTTTAGTATCAACAAAAATAGTGTGCAATGGGAAAAAACCAATATCAATGTGTCTCAAACTATAGGAAACACTACACAAATCAAAATGTTATTGACAAATACGGGAGGTGCTAATGCTACTTACGAACTACAAGGTTTACCAGAATGGTTAAGCAGTGATGTCACCGTAGAAAGTAACATTGATTTACCCGCAGGTTTTGAGCATACACTACAATTTACGACTTCAGCCTATTTAAATAAAGGAACGTATTATGCCAATGTTGGTGTGATTACCTATAATCAAGATGGAGTACAAACGGGATATGAGTACTTTACTTTGGAACTCGATGTGAATTGTGAGACTCCTGACTATACTTTCAATGCTTCTCAATTTGCATTTAAAAAAGAATTTGTAGCACAATTGACCATTGCCGATGCCGTATCAGAAGATCCAAATGATATTGTCGTGGCTTATTTTAATGATGAAATTCGAGGAAGAGGAAAAGTGACGAATTTTAATGGCCGTCAACGAGTATTACTAGATGTATTTTATAATCCAGGAGAAGCTGGTAACCTTACCTTTCATGTTTGGGATGCTTCAAATTGTAAAGAATATATCGGTCTTACAGAAATTTTTGCGATAGGAAATGAAAGTAGTGAAGGAACCATATCTGCTCCTGTAATTTTTGAAACAGGCGATATCGTAATAAAAAGAGTACCATTACTCTCCGGTTTTCAATCAGTTAGTTTTAACTCTGTAAGCAATAGTAGTACTAGTAACCTTAGTATCAGTGATATCAAAGGACTTAGCAATGGTGATCAAATTATGACAATTGACGGAAGCCTAATTGCTACTTTTGATGTAAATGGTATTGCCAGTGGTAATTTATCGCATCTTGATTTCACCAAAGGATATACAGTAAACTCAACTGGTAATAAGATGATGTTGATACAAGGAGTAGAAGCGCCAATCAAAACTGATATTGCCATCCAAGGTGACTATATCACAAATAACATTGGTTACATCCCTGAAGTGATGTTTAATACTCCGTATGCATTGCGCTCTTTATCAAATAGGTTTGCACTAGGAGACAGAATTTCTGGAAGAGAAGGTTTTTCTGAATTTACTGAAGACGGTTGGAAAGGAAGTTTAACACATCTTATTCCAAACAAAGCGTATAGTATCAAAATGCAAAATAATGGTACGCTAAATTATTCAGGAATCGTTGGATTGATCGATGCAAATCGAGAACAACTTGCTAAAATTGCCGCTGTTCAAGATACTGATCAAACTCTAGGTCAAGGTAGGTTGGATCTAAGGTATTTACAAAAAGCCGAAGCAAAGGATATTGTGGTAGATACTTACAAATATCCAATGACCATGTCGGTAACCGCTACTATAGCTTCTGATTTGGTAAACACTGATCAAGAATATATTGTAGTTGCCAAGTACAATGGTGAATATCGTGGTGTGGCGAAAGCGGTAGCTCATAAGGGTCAAATCGTATACTTTATGACCGTTTATGGTAATCCTAATGAAGATATCAGTTTTAAAGTAGTGACCGAGGATAAAATCTATTCCGTTGACAACACATTGACACTTGTTAAAAACAGTGATGTAGGTACGATTTCCAAAGCACATCCACTACACCTTATAGAGAATACCCTATCCAATATCAATATATTTGGAATAGATAAAAATCCAGTAACTGATATAAGTATGCTAACCATAAACCCTCGTAAAACAGATCAATATGAGGTGAGTATATTTAATATGGCAGGCATGCAGGTAGCTAGTGTATACAGTGGACAAATGACTGTAAACGAAGTAACCGAAATCAAACTGGATAGAACAGGAAATCTAGCACTAGCACATCTACCTGGTGGTATTTATCTCTGTACGTTAAAAAGTTCAGATAGGGTACAAACCCTTAAACTGGTATTAGAATAA
- a CDS encoding SDR family oxidoreductase: MNLTDNITGKVIVITGASSGLGETTARHLASKGAHVVLGARREERLQTITKEINTQGNGKAVYVKTDVTKKEDVQTLVDTAVSEFGKLDVIVNNAGLMSIAPMSEVKIDEWDRMIDINVKGVLYGIASALPIFQKQESGHFINLSSVAGVKVFSPGGTVYSGTKFAVRAISEGLRHEVGGNIRTTSIEPGLIDSELKHGSSHKESSDFVKDFYQIAIPSESIARTIAFAIEQPADVDVNEIVIRPTVQDF, encoded by the coding sequence ATGAATTTAACAGACAACATTACAGGAAAAGTAATCGTAATTACTGGAGCAAGTAGTGGTTTAGGAGAAACTACAGCACGTCATTTAGCATCTAAAGGTGCACACGTAGTTTTGGGTGCTCGAAGAGAAGAACGTCTACAAACGATAACAAAAGAAATCAATACTCAAGGAAATGGTAAAGCAGTATATGTTAAAACTGATGTAACCAAAAAAGAAGACGTACAAACTTTGGTAGATACAGCGGTAAGTGAATTTGGTAAATTAGATGTCATAGTCAATAATGCAGGATTAATGTCCATCGCTCCTATGAGTGAAGTCAAAATCGATGAATGGGATCGTATGATTGATATTAATGTGAAAGGTGTTTTATATGGTATTGCTTCTGCTTTACCAATTTTTCAAAAGCAAGAATCTGGACACTTTATTAATTTGTCTTCTGTTGCTGGTGTAAAAGTATTTAGTCCTGGAGGAACTGTTTACAGTGGAACAAAATTTGCGGTTCGAGCAATTTCTGAAGGATTACGTCATGAAGTTGGTGGAAATATTAGAACAACCTCCATTGAGCCGGGACTCATAGATTCTGAATTAAAACACGGTAGCTCACATAAAGAAAGTTCTGATTTTGTAAAAGATTTTTATCAAATCGCTATTCCATCAGAATCTATTGCAAGAACAATTGCATTTGCTATAGAACAACCTGCCGATGTGGATGTCAATGAAATTGTGATTCGCCCGACAGTTCAGGATTTCTAA
- a CDS encoding nuclear transport factor 2 family protein — protein METITKETTQDEIQNFNEYQEVVKALQPYIESAKTGDGKVIRTAFYDHAHIVGSMNGDHLNHTADQFAEAVGSLGTSENVKHHIAWIDISGPAAAAKVEFINWLGFRFTDFFVLYKKDGQWKISGKVYDAHAKN, from the coding sequence ATGGAAACAATAACAAAAGAAACAACACAAGATGAGATTCAAAATTTTAACGAATATCAAGAAGTTGTAAAAGCGCTTCAACCTTATATTGAAAGTGCAAAGACAGGAGACGGTAAAGTAATTCGTACTGCATTTTATGATCACGCACATATTGTAGGGTCTATGAATGGAGATCATTTAAACCATACCGCTGATCAATTTGCAGAAGCAGTAGGTTCTCTAGGAACATCAGAAAATGTAAAGCATCATATCGCCTGGATTGATATTTCAGGACCTGCGGCAGCGGCAAAGGTAGAATTCATTAATTGGCTTGGTTTTCGTTTTACAGACTTTTTCGTTTTATACAAGAAAGATGGACAATGGAAAATAAGTGGGAAAGTATATGATGCTCACGCAAAAAATTAG
- a CDS encoding nuclear transport factor 2 family protein yields the protein MKKLLVTLIIMTMAVATELQAQQTDLQLVEKTVNYYLTGLVNNDAKTLTKAYHPTATMKWVGDSYKEVNAIEGLTAGMDGTPHKEKIKTRVVSVDIAGNAASAQLEIQFPTFTYIDFMHLLKVDGDWKIVSKIFYTRQE from the coding sequence ATGAAAAAGCTTTTAGTAACATTAATTATAATGACAATGGCTGTCGCAACAGAACTTCAGGCACAACAAACAGATTTACAGCTTGTAGAAAAAACAGTAAATTACTATCTAACCGGACTCGTAAATAACGATGCCAAAACACTTACAAAAGCGTACCACCCTACTGCCACTATGAAATGGGTTGGTGATAGTTACAAAGAAGTGAATGCTATTGAAGGATTAACTGCAGGTATGGATGGAACTCCTCATAAGGAAAAGATAAAAACAAGAGTTGTTTCAGTAGATATTGCTGGCAATGCTGCAAGCGCACAATTAGAAATTCAGTTTCCGACTTTTACATATATTGATTTTATGCATTTATTAAAAGTTGATGGAGATTGGAAAATAGTAAGTAAAATATTTTATACAAGACAAGAGTAG
- a CDS encoding AraC family transcriptional regulator, producing MILERLTFEYDDKILIEKVKIGTPFRYEAIFENSGCFIYFKDRAPKLLSAEQNVQVNSQEAVLLKCGNHFLDMLKQTNDEEVEVMVVHLYPEVLKKIYSNELPKIIQQGDCNIQSKVVVSKEVISRFIESLEFYFQNPVLINNDLLELKIKELVLLLIQSENVCSIQELISDLYSTRSVHIKKVIELHHYSNLSLDELAKLCNLSLSSFKREFKKVFNDSPNNYITDQKLKRAKELLSITEMPVGEIAFGVGFNDPLYFTRIFKKKVGKSPTEYRLSPSN from the coding sequence ATGATTCTTGAGCGACTTACATTTGAATATGACGACAAAATCCTCATCGAAAAGGTGAAAATAGGTACTCCTTTTAGATATGAGGCTATTTTCGAAAACAGTGGTTGTTTTATATATTTTAAGGATAGAGCGCCTAAGTTACTGTCTGCAGAACAGAACGTTCAGGTAAATAGTCAAGAAGCGGTATTGTTAAAATGTGGCAATCATTTTTTGGACATGTTAAAACAAACCAATGATGAAGAGGTCGAAGTTATGGTCGTACATTTGTATCCAGAAGTCCTAAAGAAAATATATTCGAACGAGTTGCCTAAAATAATACAGCAAGGAGATTGTAATATCCAAAGTAAAGTAGTAGTATCAAAAGAGGTTATTTCAAGGTTTATAGAATCTCTAGAGTTTTATTTTCAGAACCCAGTTTTAATAAATAACGATCTTCTGGAATTAAAAATAAAAGAATTAGTGTTATTGCTGATACAATCCGAAAATGTATGCTCTATACAAGAATTAATCTCGGATCTATATTCAACAAGAAGTGTCCATATTAAAAAAGTAATCGAGTTGCACCACTATTCTAATTTAAGCTTAGATGAATTGGCGAAATTATGTAACCTAAGTTTATCTTCTTTTAAGAGAGAGTTTAAAAAAGTATTTAATGATTCACCAAATAATTACATAACAGATCAAAAATTGAAAAGGGCAAAAGAACTTCTTAGCATCACAGAAATGCCTGTTGGAGAAATTGCCTTTGGAGTAGGGTTTAATGATCCGTTATACTTTACACGAATTTTCAAGAAAAAAGTAGGTAAATCTCCAACAGAATATCGTCTTAGCCCTAGCAATTGA